The DNA sequence AGCAcgtttgaaaattgaattagtGAATTTATCATCTGTGaaataagaatttattttttcagttaTTAAGTTTGGGAGTTCGAGTgaaaagaaatagagaaattGTGTGTTGATATTTGCTTATCCTTCAACTTCGAaatgaatttgtatttttttgtttctactATGTTTTAGTCTAGATTTTTACTCCGCATATACTTTCAAGTGCATATCATGTCGTACACTTTTGTAAAAGAGTATAATCaactaataattcaaatttataacatGCAtgtttatcttaatttttaattatgagatatactaaaaaaatcattCGGAGGTATGAATATAATACCTACTCAACACTTGGTTTTGTAATCAGTTGGAATATTCGAAATAGGAATTGTCTATTAATACGAAAATAAGTATTGCATATTGCGACTACCTTGTCTAAGTGAAACTCTCACCCATCCTTCTTCATATAAAGagtattttacaaataatttcatttaattcaataCAATTTTAGTAATCCTTTTGTGTACTAAGGAAGCAAATTCTCATTCATTTCTTATATTCActcttttttgaaaattttagtaattcCTTAACAAAACCAGACATTATATGGTCGTTagctatattttattttgtcttgtaaaattcattttacgtacataaaataagaaattaatttatactatataaattagatttattggAGTGAGGGACGGCTCCTCCAACGTTCTTCATTTTCAAACCCCAAAAGTCGTGTTCAATTCATCTTGAAGCTTTACACGTacatacaaattcaaaaccaaATTGATCGGTTCCTCAATGGAAGCAATCAGAAAGCAAGCCTCCAGGCTGCGAGACCAGGTCGCTAGGCAACAGCAGGTACcctcctttctctctctacatcAGGATTTGTACCGGAACTTCAGTATCGGAGTGATTCGCTTTTACAAATATAGATCTGAGCCAGTTGTTGACAATTTCGAactatttttctgtacttgattgatcttctctttttctttgatttccTGGCATTTGGATTGCTTAAATCGGAATAATGCGCTCCATCATCAGTTCGGCTTCGGTTACATTGTGGATATTTcgatttgttattttttgggGGAATAGGTTTAAGCGATTTATTTTTCGGTGATTGTTGTAGAACTAGAACTCTAGCTTGATTTTTAATAGCAAGCTTCGATTTGTAGACTTTGAGGTGGTCAACAGAGGACTTAGAATTAGAATGTAACGAATTGGATTGCTTAATTTGAAGTGACATCATGAAGTCTGCCTAATTGATGTGTGTTTGTGCGCATCTGTATCTGTTAGCTGGTTTGAGCTCAACCTGATAATTAGCTTATGTTTGATTTGCATTTCATTCCGATCTCTTTTAGCATCTGGAAAACAAACACTTCATTCATCGTTTGGGTTCATTACAGGCTGTCCTGAAGCAGTTTGGAGCATATGGTGGTTCGGATAATGCATCAACTGATGATGCTGAGCTCCAACAGCACCAGAAACTTGAAAAACTATACATATCCACTCGAGCTGCTAAGGTTATTCGGCattgattaaatttcatttgcttttaatcatttttgcatgtgtATTTGGTGAGCTATGTGTTTTcagattcattgcaataagtCTTGGAACAACAAATGTTCTGAATACACTCAGCATCTTCCGTTAATTTCTGTTGAAATTGTTTACACATTAGTTTATTAACATCATATTCATTCTTCCTTTATAATGTTTCAGCATTTCCAAAGGGACATTGTTCGTGGAGTTGAAGGCTACATTGTTACAGGATCCAAACAAGTTGAAATAGGTTGGTTGTTGAACATGAAtacattttttactttactgtTTAGTTTTTTCCTTGTAGAAAGATTTTCATTCTCTGTGTATTGATCATTTAGGAACCAAATTATCAGAAGATAGCAAGAAATATGGTGTTGAGAACACCTGCACTACTGGAAATACATTATCAAAAGCAGCCTCCAGTTTTTCACGAGCTCGCGCTCAAATGGAGAAAGAGCACGGAAATTTATTGAAAGCCTTGGGCACACAGGTTGCTTTATGCCTTCCAACTTGTATGATAAAATCTATGGGAGAATGTCTCAGGGCTTTCAAAGAGGCACCTCTTAATTTGAGATAGACTTGTAGTTGTACCTTGACTTTGGTCATTGATGAAGTCCTGGATGACTGGTCACTGGTGTTATACAGAGATCGTACATATGCATTTTCTTTGGCTGAAATGCTTATATGCTAAAATTTAGAGGATAAGGTTTGCTTCCTTTAGTTAGTAGGCCACCTTAAAAGCTGAACTCTCTAGGGGTCATAGTGAGAAGGCAAACCTTCACTATAATCTATCATGCTCTTATGATAATTCACTTATTCATAGTTTTTATGTAATATATCATATGGTGTTTGTTTGAAACTTGTAATGTTCTAACTTGCTGTGTACTAGGTGGCGGAACCATTAAGAGCTATGGTAATGGGAGCTCCACTTGAAGATGCTCGTCATCTTGCTCAGCGATATGATAGGATGAGACAAGAGGGAGAAGCTCAGGTACTTTTGTTCCGTGTGTGcatgtgtttaataaataaatctatCTCTAGTGTTTATGTGGATGTCCTTCACCGCTGTCATTGAAATATCGTTGAACCTAGATAGGCAGTTGACGTTGCCAGAAAACAAGCAAAAGTTAGAGAAGGTGCTGCCCATCCTGACATGGTTTTTAAACTTGAAGCGGCTGAATCAAAATTGCAAGATCTAAAGTCCAATGTGGCAACACTAGGGAAGGAAGCTTCTGCAGCTATGGCTGCTGTCGAAGCTCAACAGCAAAGGCTGACTCTGCAACGGTTGATAACCATGGTAACACTTCCAGCTTATTTAAGTATCCTTCCTTCGTCAAATTTCCAAAGCACCTGTCTAATTTATTGCTTCACTTTTCAAGGTCGAAGCCGAACGCGCTTACCATCAAAGAGTCCTTCAAATACTTGATCAACTAGAAGGGGAGGTATAGATATTGACATATGACATGGGTTAGCCTAATTCTCATCACATGCTAATTCTCTGctttattttcaatctttgtTCAGATGATGTCTGAGCGTCAACGAATTGAAGCAGCTCCTACCCATAGCACGGACACTTTTTCAGCTCCTCCCATATATGAAGAAGTAAATGATGTATCTACTTCACCAATGCAGAATGGTGCAACTGATACCTTGGGATACTTTCTTGGGGAGGTGCGTACGCAACTAAGTATTTAACAGGATACAAACGAGTTAGAAAAACAGCTTATGGCAGATCTTTCTAATATATCCCAACCTCTCTCGTTGCTTCTAATGACAGGTTGTACACGCATATCAAGCTGAATCTGATGTGGAGCTTAATTTGTCAACTGGTGACTATGTTGTCGTAAGAAAGGTTTGTTAGTCTTGACCCCTGAACATTAATTAAGGAAGCAACGTGATTGGGTTCTGATTTATCTATATTGTAATTCCTTTAAGGTCTCAAATAATGGTTGGGCTGAAGGTGAATGCAAGGGGAAAGCAGGCTGGTTTCCTTTTGGGTACGTTGAGAGACGAGATCGTGTTCTAGCAAGCAAGGTAGCTGAAGTTTATTAAATTGTTCTCTGCTAGTTTGGGCAGCCAAGCGCCACTCTATTTGTGTATTTGGAAGTTTTGCCCCCTACATTAAGGAGTATATATCTATCTGTATTGCTCCTTGGGGGTTTATATAGtttctttttcagttttaGCAGATGCTGTACTGCGAGTTGGTTTAAAgcattctttttatttgtgttcatAGATGTATTACTCGGCTATCCTAGTCACGATTGATCctttcttgaaattttggtgtgtaattgtaattttgaaatctgctttatatatttataatatggtACTATCatttagtattaaaaataaaagtgctagtataatattagatttataaataaatacttatcaAAGAGACAAAGAGACAACTCCAAGTTTGTCTCTTAGTTTCACCAAGGATTGCCTTGCAATCTGGTCCTAAGTTGGAACATGCCTTAGCTCTATTTCCTTTTCCAACACTTTGTCTCTAACAAAATGAATGTTCAGCTCTATATGCTTCGTCCTAGCATGCAGAACTGGATTAGAAGCTAGTGTTATTGTACTCATGTTGTCCACCCAAATCACTGGACTTTCTTTTCTTCGAATCTTCAGCTCACCAAGTAAAGAGCTCAGCCAACTCACCTCTGATGCAGCCTGTGCCAAGCTTCTGTATTCAGCCTCTGTGCTTGACCTTGCCACCATGGTTTGTTTCTTCACACACCAGGATATAAGGTTACTCCCAAAATACGTACAGTATCCACTTGTAGACTTCCTATCATCAATGTCAGCAGCCCAATCAGAATCCAAAAAAGCAAAGACAACTCCATTAGATATGCAGATTTGAATTCCGAAGTCAAGAGTTCCTTATAAGTATCTGAGTATCCTCTTGACCGCCCGCGAATGAGTATCCAGTGGAGATGCCATGTATTGACTCACTTTATTGACAGCAAAGTTGATGTCTGGCCTAGTAATTGTTGCATACTGAAGAGCACCAACGATGCTTCTGTACAACTTCTGTCAGCAATAGGTTCTCCAATATTTTTGCTTAACTCACAACCGGAGACCATAGGTGTCGGACAACCTTTGGCTCCCACCATATTAGCTTTCTTTAACAGATCTTTAATATGTGCAGATTGACAAAGATGCAACCCCTTGTCAGTTTTGACAACTTCAACTCCAAGAAACAGATTAACCTCCCCGAGatcttttaaagaaaaatgggaatTCAATTGAGATATCACCTTTTgaatggaagaagaagagttACCTGTGATTAGCATATCATCGAAATAGATGAGAAGGTATATCACCTCATCACCCTTCTTCCTGAAGAACATTGAAGCATCGACTCTAGATTCTGAAAAACCCAATCCAAGAAGTACAGAATGTACAATATAGAACCAGGCTCAAGAGGCCTGTTTAAGACCATATATTGCCTTCTTTAATTTGCACACCAAGTGAGGTCCACCCTGCTCAAAGCCAAATGGTTGTTTCATGTAAATATCCTCTCCAAGATCGCCATTCAAAAAAGCATATTCACATCCAAGTGAGTCACATTCCATCCAAGTCCAACTGTTAAACTGAGAATCACTCTAATAGTAGTAGGCTTCACCACTGGACTAAaattctcattaaaatcaaatcccGGTTACTGTGAAAAACCTTG is a window from the Salvia hispanica cultivar TCC Black 2014 chromosome 1, UniMelb_Shisp_WGS_1.0, whole genome shotgun sequence genome containing:
- the LOC125212655 gene encoding SH3 domain-containing protein 2-like translates to MEAIRKQASRLRDQVARQQQAVLKQFGAYGGSDNASTDDAELQQHQKLEKLYISTRAAKHFQRDIVRGVEGYIVTGSKQVEIGTKLSEDSKKYGVENTCTTGNTLSKAASSFSRARAQMEKEHGNLLKALGTQVAEPLRAMVMGAPLEDARHLAQRYDRMRQEGEAQAVDVARKQAKVREGAAHPDMVFKLEAAESKLQDLKSNVATLGKEASAAMAAVEAQQQRLTLQRLITMVEAERAYHQRVLQILDQLEGEMMSERQRIEAAPTHSTDTFSAPPIYEEVNDVSTSPMQNGATDTLGYFLGEVVHAYQAESDVELNLSTGDYVVVRKVSNNGWAEGECKGKAGWFPFGYVERRDRVLASKVAEVY